One window of Streptomyces sp. NBC_00273 genomic DNA carries:
- a CDS encoding PP2C family protein-serine/threonine phosphatase: MRAPARSPHGPRADGHHQVLFVLAKCVPFAIALLVLLVEFTPLHVLYTGPLLVATPALAAVTMGPKGTLAAAGVAVGVSVATASYNSAWGTQQVYTNFLALFLVSVASFLTSRSARTRTENELNQVQRIATAAQDVLLRPVPDRLGSVRAASMYLAAETGAQIGGDLYDVVQTRYGVRMIVGDVRGKGLPAVRAAAIVLGAFREAVHYEDDLMEVVDRCEAALLRDAAVSGAGNADAILEGFVTALVAQIPDGPHIDVINRGHPPPLLLCDGAVRPLMPTTPLPPLGLEEFISGPPGRADRYHFAPGDRLLLYTDGVIEARDQDKTFFDLAGAMVTLRDHSRKAFLEGLHQALLRHTHDRLADDAAVVVVDRSADEVHRTDGGPT, translated from the coding sequence ATGAGAGCGCCCGCGCGCTCGCCTCATGGACCGCGAGCCGACGGCCACCACCAGGTCCTCTTCGTCTTGGCGAAGTGCGTGCCCTTCGCGATCGCCCTGCTGGTGCTGCTCGTCGAGTTCACGCCCCTGCACGTCCTGTACACCGGCCCCCTGTTGGTCGCGACACCCGCTCTGGCGGCCGTGACGATGGGCCCCAAGGGCACGCTCGCGGCGGCGGGGGTGGCCGTCGGTGTCAGCGTGGCCACCGCCAGCTACAACAGCGCCTGGGGGACCCAACAGGTCTACACCAACTTCCTCGCCCTGTTCCTGGTCTCGGTGGCGAGTTTCCTGACGAGCCGCTCCGCACGCACGCGCACGGAGAACGAACTCAACCAGGTCCAGCGGATCGCCACCGCTGCCCAGGACGTCCTGCTGCGGCCGGTGCCGGACCGGCTGGGCTCCGTACGGGCGGCCAGCATGTACCTGGCGGCCGAGACGGGCGCGCAGATCGGCGGCGATCTGTACGACGTGGTCCAGACCCGGTACGGGGTCCGGATGATCGTCGGGGACGTCCGGGGCAAGGGCCTGCCCGCCGTGCGGGCCGCCGCGATCGTGCTGGGCGCCTTCCGGGAGGCCGTGCACTACGAGGACGACCTGATGGAGGTCGTCGACCGCTGCGAGGCGGCCCTGCTGCGGGACGCCGCCGTCTCGGGCGCCGGCAATGCGGACGCCATCCTGGAGGGGTTCGTCACCGCGCTCGTGGCCCAGATCCCGGACGGCCCCCACATCGACGTGATCAACCGTGGCCATCCGCCACCGCTGCTGCTGTGCGACGGCGCGGTCCGTCCCCTGATGCCCACCACCCCCCTGCCGCCGCTCGGCCTGGAGGAATTCATCAGCGGTCCTCCCGGGCGGGCGGACCGCTATCACTTCGCGCCCGGGGACCGGCTGCTGCTCTACACCGACGGTGTCATCGAGGCCCGCGACCAGGACAAGACCTTCTTCGACCTGGCGGGAGCGATGGTGACCCTGCGCGACCACAGCCGGAAGGCGTTCCTGGAGGGCCTGCACCAGGCATTGCTCCGCCACACCCATGACCGCCTGGCCGACGACGCGGCGGTCGTCGTCGTGGACCGGAGCGCGGACGAGGTACACCGGACGGACGGAGGTCCGACGTAG
- a CDS encoding alpha/beta fold hydrolase has product MTDPDIGNLRVNGATLHYEVRGRGPLLLLVPGGTGGAASFDGVADDLAAEYTVATYDPRGMSRSTLDDPDAEQHVAEHAEDAARIADLLSPREPARVFGSSSGAIVALHLLTVRPERLVRVVAHEPPVVEVLPDAPDHRLLIARVQETLRTEGLMPAMAVFAAGLRKDGDTAGPGAEVRLPPRAAARAEQTMADLPYFVGRIVPGFMSYVPDIDRLETLADRLTLACGQDSRGELPYRPAAFLAERFGTELLRFPGGHTGLTTHPAGFGELLRKAFRA; this is encoded by the coding sequence ATGACCGACCCTGACATCGGCAACCTGCGCGTGAACGGCGCCACCTTGCACTACGAGGTGCGCGGCCGGGGCCCGCTCCTGCTGCTGGTCCCCGGCGGGACGGGCGGCGCGGCCTCCTTCGACGGCGTGGCCGACGACCTGGCCGCCGAGTACACCGTCGCGACCTACGATCCGCGCGGCATGTCCCGGAGCACGCTGGACGACCCGGACGCCGAGCAGCACGTGGCCGAGCACGCCGAGGACGCGGCGCGGATCGCGGACCTGCTGTCGCCCCGTGAGCCCGCTCGGGTGTTCGGCAGCAGCTCGGGCGCGATCGTCGCCCTGCACCTGCTCACGGTCCGTCCCGAACGCCTCGTGCGCGTCGTGGCGCACGAGCCACCGGTGGTGGAGGTCCTGCCGGACGCCCCCGATCACCGACTGCTCATCGCCCGTGTGCAGGAGACGCTCCGCACCGAGGGGCTCATGCCGGCGATGGCCGTGTTCGCCGCCGGCCTGCGCAAGGACGGCGACACGGCCGGGCCGGGGGCCGAGGTCAGGCTTCCGCCCCGGGCGGCGGCACGGGCCGAGCAGACGATGGCCGACCTGCCGTACTTCGTCGGCCGCATCGTGCCCGGCTTCATGTCCTACGTCCCGGACATCGACCGGCTGGAGACGCTGGCGGACCGGCTCACGCTCGCCTGCGGCCAGGACTCCCGCGGAGAACTGCCCTACCGTCCGGCCGCCTTCCTGGCCGAGCGGTTCGGCACGGAACTCCTGCGGTTCCCCGGCGGACACACCGGCCTGACGACGCACCCCGCCGGATTCGGTGAACTCCTGCGGAAGGCCTTCCGCGCGTAG
- a CDS encoding DUF6183 family protein: MNDEARELDRLVGEQTEPQGEQGDVEYLRELGSRASVGLDAARQQARTYERSLAQVVRALALTPGRNSVVQLVRLLDEHGPFGCSGADDRFIASLLAEAQQPADLAELFYDRSERDRLDEVRACLFHELLLRGVDVSAPRGLSSWPVVRPAWHTLSWLPSDLRPFETGSPFPSRSIRGGRGRSWSGLPSEGRLDPPTPRTGDRAALTDIATRELHERIVSAPESGDVGHCAAWAFALDAPQDPALVPALVPSLPMGCVAGLGPTARFEIALRSLDDIWKILFSAASMDGSYGGGAHGAWGRRWTWQSLGGLSGAPSDASAQEVKRWAKESTWFHFECDSEWFQNEIYDYGIAALSPDRRRIAVLAVTDTD; the protein is encoded by the coding sequence GTGAACGACGAGGCGCGCGAGCTCGACAGGCTCGTAGGGGAACAGACCGAACCGCAGGGCGAGCAGGGCGACGTGGAGTACCTACGGGAGCTGGGCTCGCGGGCCTCCGTAGGACTCGACGCGGCGCGCCAACAGGCGCGGACGTACGAGCGCAGCCTCGCGCAGGTCGTCCGCGCGCTCGCCCTCACCCCAGGACGGAACAGCGTGGTGCAGCTGGTCCGGCTCCTCGACGAGCACGGTCCGTTCGGGTGTTCCGGCGCGGACGACCGTTTCATCGCCTCCCTCCTCGCCGAGGCGCAGCAGCCCGCCGACCTCGCCGAGCTCTTCTACGACCGCAGCGAGCGGGACCGGCTCGACGAGGTCCGCGCCTGCCTGTTCCACGAACTGCTCCTGCGGGGCGTCGACGTGTCGGCCCCACGGGGGCTCAGCAGTTGGCCCGTGGTGCGGCCGGCATGGCACACGCTGTCCTGGTTGCCGTCGGACCTCCGCCCCTTCGAGACCGGTTCCCCCTTCCCCAGCCGGTCGATCCGCGGCGGCAGGGGCCGGTCCTGGTCGGGACTTCCCTCCGAGGGCCGCCTGGACCCGCCGACACCCCGCACCGGCGATCGCGCTGCGCTGACGGACATCGCCACCCGCGAGCTGCACGAGCGCATCGTCTCGGCACCCGAATCCGGCGACGTCGGTCACTGCGCGGCCTGGGCCTTCGCGCTGGACGCGCCGCAGGATCCGGCTCTGGTGCCCGCGCTGGTCCCCAGCCTGCCCATGGGCTGCGTGGCGGGACTCGGTCCCACGGCCCGTTTCGAGATCGCGCTCCGCTCGCTCGACGACATCTGGAAGATCCTCTTCAGCGCCGCGTCGATGGACGGCTCGTACGGCGGCGGGGCGCACGGCGCGTGGGGCCGGCGCTGGACCTGGCAGTCGCTGGGGGGCCTCAGCGGCGCGCCCTCGGACGCGAGCGCGCAGGAGGTGAAGCGCTGGGCGAAAGAGAGCACCTGGTTCCATTTCGAGTGCGACTCGGAGTGGTTCCAGAACGAGATCTACGACTACGGGATCGCCGCCCTCTCCCCCGACCGCCGCCGGATCGCGGTACTGGCGGTGACGGACACCGACTGA
- a CDS encoding D-alanyl-D-alanine carboxypeptidase family protein yields the protein MSIRSSGRRTGAGAAALAIGASVLLVPTAAGTVRAEPLPPRPAPAVDAALLHRAGTHVRARQGAPALPDDVSALSWLVADAGTGAVLAAHDAHRRLPPASTLKTLFALTALPRLPGSGRHTVTEAELDEVPEGSSTVGLSADHTYRVADLWRGVFLSSGNDAVHVLAAMNGGWDVTSAQMQAKARALGARDTTVVSPDGFDADGQASSAYDLAVFGRTGLADPAFAEYAATADARFPGGTNADGSPTWTYGIENTNRLVTGQDGMGRYPGIIGVKNGYTSQAGFTLIAAARRDGRTLLATVMNPQWGGANAVYEEARSLLDWGFAAAGRVDPVGSLDPPPPPAAPPATPRTVTARAVARSGLDVGTPMVYGLSAAFLAAVATLTGAAVLRRRRSP from the coding sequence ATGAGCATCAGATCCTCTGGGCGCAGGACCGGCGCGGGCGCCGCGGCTCTCGCCATCGGCGCATCGGTCCTCCTCGTGCCGACGGCGGCCGGCACCGTGCGGGCCGAGCCGCTGCCACCGCGACCCGCCCCGGCCGTCGACGCCGCGCTGTTGCACCGGGCCGGGACCCACGTACGGGCGCGGCAGGGGGCGCCCGCACTGCCGGACGACGTGTCCGCCCTGTCGTGGCTGGTGGCGGACGCCGGTACGGGTGCGGTGCTCGCGGCCCACGACGCACACCGCCGGCTGCCTCCTGCCAGCACCCTCAAGACCCTCTTCGCCCTCACCGCTCTGCCCCGTCTGCCCGGCTCGGGCCGGCACACGGTCACCGAGGCCGAGCTGGACGAGGTACCGGAGGGGAGCAGCACGGTGGGTCTGTCCGCGGACCACACCTACCGGGTGGCCGACCTGTGGCGGGGCGTCTTCCTCAGCTCGGGCAACGACGCCGTGCACGTGCTGGCCGCGATGAACGGCGGCTGGGACGTCACGTCGGCACAGATGCAGGCCAAGGCGCGCGCGCTGGGGGCGCGGGACACCACCGTCGTCTCCCCGGACGGCTTCGACGCGGACGGCCAGGCTTCCTCGGCCTACGATCTCGCCGTCTTCGGCCGTACGGGCCTCGCCGACCCCGCCTTCGCCGAGTACGCGGCGACCGCCGACGCCCGCTTCCCCGGCGGCACCAACGCCGACGGCAGTCCCACCTGGACGTACGGGATCGAGAACACCAACCGGCTGGTGACCGGTCAGGACGGGATGGGCCGGTACCCGGGGATCATCGGCGTCAAGAACGGCTACACCTCCCAGGCGGGCTTCACGCTGATCGCGGCCGCCCGTCGGGACGGTCGCACGCTGCTGGCGACGGTGATGAACCCCCAGTGGGGCGGCGCGAACGCCGTGTACGAGGAAGCCCGGTCCCTGCTGGACTGGGGATTCGCCGCGGCGGGACGTGTGGATCCGGTCGGATCGCTCGACCCCCCGCCGCCGCCCGCGGCGCCGCCCGCGACGCCGCGCACCGTTACCGCGCGCGCCGTCGCGCGCAGCGGGCTCGACGTCGGTACGCCGATGGTCTACGGCTTGTCGGCCGCGTTCCTCGCCGCGGTGGCGACCCTGACCGGGGCAGCCGTCCTGCGCCGCCGCCGGAGCCCGTGA